From one Bacteroides fragilis NCTC 9343 genomic stretch:
- a CDS encoding ADP-ribosyltransferase-containing protein, with product MKQISEHLFTTEEQAIIARSKAEGSYMKAPNGQATNLNKKQWAQVRTRAFREWFGDWENNPDEASKVRDANGEPLVVYHGTPISRDQAADRSKFRIADDWEIQTINAPFHTFRGGAYNGLIFTSLTEEKARSIGETRSMSIPDSEDGREQWTTDSYVYDLFVNARQPFDVKNPNAVKDILDALEGQLTAYDFYLGMEVPVSRKEAEKILEGGNSWRVVETPSMQEIIRSRGYDAIHALDEGVQYMAVFAPNQLKASGKYLYSERNTGVFSPGNNDIRFREVHHGVPASFTGYRSMKTETVRNDNIPAVLAALREKLEDTEQEWQDRILDYIAENYPTQTTVSAQTRSPEGLKEREAMKKDKTLRKMKEEAVAALNAADEKVMEAFKKENGDILFREVKENDGGKSLVGLHNISEEKLLKALKLGGLANPSAAVIDIARQSHEGYGEISLILPSSMIDKRTGRNAGTFSGDAWTPVYPQIERQFSGDGSGRVRDAISRLPQEMQPNVRSAWNSYMDGRDEGSAFAYQFLYERGEAPEFRKIEPLFGEHLRNRISAIDALDDYDERNTALLEVYIEENFGGDQTKFKDYIETRKRVLQDKIQAFPEQKQKGLAYRKAVQKLNDIEERGYEYSSVQDFYDRVKADIRQAGSVDTYHTLQDALDKINGSEALSRQYAEWKESLADKYGIKEVLFKGYTPDGARIYLPHTLENVSGLMKRQGLAAATGWGGSFSEFAAALMKPVGTLDGIRRQKGRLTTDHSDLEAFRDKWQEVYFDLGIKLNPGGGTFDDTGLYRVEDIALKPDPGSFAKREYGVELTGEDVRQLKEMVDAIQNEYPAMYFETKFERPVYLNEFVAAVVPENVSEDVSKAVRESGLQVFVYKPKDESSRNEAVKLASEIKGVRFRLAGGTGAFTPACTASGQVFLSGDERMAELSRHAVFLARKQHIPVNIIHSIGEVDSPKVRALIAGGKDIRGWYDIPSDRICLYLPKARGKEDIERTLLHEGVGHYGLRRLAGRKHMDAFLDDIFAGCGEKVRGEIIRLAGTGKMDIRTATEEYLACMAESGADARVWDKIRLAFRNLLRKLGFSIEVDDRELKGLLAASRENLKRTAATRIPEKIQTPKGELELTPGYAAGSLRSKDGVRDVTPFLKEMKRAGLKPASLSPEEWKSLFSGKGIALPDGRMLMAVKEPAGYGLKITAPALRSIKTAEMEI from the coding sequence ATGAAACAGATATCCGAACATCTTTTCACAACCGAGGAGCAGGCAATCATAGCCCGCAGTAAGGCGGAAGGCAGTTACATGAAAGCTCCGAACGGACAGGCAACCAACCTGAATAAAAAGCAGTGGGCACAGGTACGTACCCGGGCATTCAGGGAGTGGTTCGGGGATTGGGAGAACAATCCGGATGAAGCATCCAAGGTCAGAGATGCCAATGGGGAGCCTCTGGTGGTGTATCATGGCACTCCGATTTCACGGGATCAGGCGGCTGACAGGAGTAAATTCAGAATTGCCGATGATTGGGAGATTCAAACAATTAACGCACCTTTCCATACGTTCAGGGGTGGTGCATACAATGGACTGATCTTTACCTCTTTGACGGAAGAAAAAGCCAGAAGTATCGGTGAAACGCGCAGCATGAGTATCCCGGACAGTGAAGACGGAAGGGAACAGTGGACCACAGACAGTTATGTGTATGACCTCTTCGTCAATGCCAGGCAACCGTTTGACGTAAAGAATCCAAATGCCGTAAAAGATATCCTGGACGCATTAGAAGGACAGCTCACGGCCTATGATTTCTATCTTGGCATGGAAGTTCCCGTTTCCCGGAAAGAGGCGGAAAAGATATTGGAAGGGGGAAATTCATGGCGTGTGGTTGAGACACCTTCCATGCAGGAAATCATCCGGTCACGAGGATATGACGCCATCCATGCCTTGGATGAAGGTGTTCAATATATGGCGGTATTCGCTCCAAACCAATTAAAGGCATCCGGTAAATATTTATATTCCGAACGGAACACAGGTGTTTTTTCACCGGGCAACAACGACATACGTTTCCGGGAAGTCCATCATGGCGTCCCCGCTTCCTTTACCGGTTACAGGAGTATGAAAACGGAAACGGTCCGCAATGACAATATTCCTGCCGTCTTAGCTGCCCTCCGTGAGAAGCTGGAGGATACGGAACAGGAATGGCAGGACAGGATTCTTGATTATATCGCAGAGAATTATCCTACACAAACGACCGTTTCCGCACAGACAAGATCTCCGGAAGGACTGAAGGAGAGGGAGGCAATGAAAAAAGACAAAACACTCAGGAAGATGAAAGAAGAAGCCGTTGCGGCATTGAATGCCGCTGATGAAAAAGTAATGGAAGCGTTCAAAAAAGAGAATGGTGATATACTCTTTCGTGAGGTCAAAGAAAATGACGGCGGCAAATCTTTGGTGGGCCTGCATAATATCAGTGAGGAGAAGCTGCTTAAAGCCTTGAAGCTTGGAGGGCTTGCCAATCCCAGTGCCGCCGTGATTGATATAGCCAGGCAGTCACATGAAGGATACGGGGAGATTTCCCTGATACTCCCTTCTTCCATGATTGACAAACGTACCGGAAGGAATGCCGGAACATTCAGCGGGGACGCGTGGACCCCCGTCTATCCGCAAATAGAAAGGCAGTTTTCCGGTGACGGTAGCGGGCGTGTCCGGGATGCCATTTCCAGGCTGCCACAAGAGATGCAACCGAATGTACGCAGTGCCTGGAACAGCTACATGGACGGGCGCGACGAGGGGAGTGCGTTCGCTTATCAGTTTTTATATGAAAGAGGCGAGGCACCCGAATTCAGGAAGATAGAGCCGCTCTTTGGGGAACATCTGCGGAACCGGATATCCGCCATCGACGCGCTCGATGACTATGATGAACGCAACACGGCCCTGTTGGAGGTTTATATAGAAGAGAATTTCGGTGGTGATCAAACAAAATTTAAAGATTATATCGAAACAAGGAAACGGGTATTACAGGATAAAATACAAGCGTTCCCGGAACAAAAACAAAAAGGTTTGGCTTACAGAAAAGCGGTCCAGAAGCTGAATGATATAGAAGAAAGGGGCTATGAATACAGTTCCGTACAAGACTTCTATGACAGGGTGAAGGCAGATATCCGCCAGGCCGGCAGTGTTGATACCTACCATACCCTGCAGGATGCCTTGGATAAGATCAACGGATCGGAAGCGCTGAGCAGGCAGTATGCGGAGTGGAAGGAAAGCCTTGCGGACAAATATGGTATCAAGGAGGTACTTTTCAAAGGTTATACTCCGGATGGTGCCAGGATCTACCTTCCCCATACCCTGGAGAATGTCTCCGGGTTAATGAAACGGCAGGGCCTGGCCGCTGCAACCGGCTGGGGAGGTTCCTTCTCTGAATTCGCGGCCGCTCTTATGAAGCCGGTCGGCACACTGGACGGTATTCGCCGGCAGAAGGGAAGACTGACCACTGACCATAGTGATCTGGAGGCATTCAGGGACAAATGGCAGGAGGTCTACTTTGATCTGGGAATCAAGCTTAACCCGGGCGGTGGCACCTTTGATGATACCGGCCTTTACCGTGTGGAGGATATCGCGTTGAAACCTGATCCCGGGAGTTTTGCCAAACGTGAGTACGGGGTGGAACTTACCGGGGAGGATGTACGGCAACTTAAAGAGATGGTTGATGCCATACAAAATGAATATCCCGCCATGTATTTTGAAACCAAATTCGAGCGTCCGGTCTATTTGAATGAATTTGTAGCAGCGGTCGTGCCGGAGAATGTAAGTGAAGACGTTTCCAAAGCGGTCCGTGAAAGCGGGCTGCAAGTGTTTGTTTATAAACCCAAGGATGAATCCTCGAGAAACGAGGCTGTGAAACTGGCGTCGGAAATTAAAGGTGTACGGTTCCGGCTTGCGGGTGGGACGGGAGCCTTCACTCCTGCCTGTACAGCAAGCGGGCAGGTTTTCCTTTCCGGGGATGAACGGATGGCGGAACTCTCCCGCCATGCCGTTTTCCTGGCCCGCAAACAGCACATCCCCGTGAACATCATCCATTCCATCGGCGAGGTGGATTCTCCCAAAGTACGTGCCCTTATTGCGGGCGGGAAGGATATAAGGGGCTGGTATGACATCCCTTCGGACCGTATCTGCCTGTACCTGCCCAAAGCGCGCGGCAAGGAGGATATCGAGCGTACCCTGCTGCACGAAGGAGTGGGGCATTACGGCCTGCGCAGACTGGCCGGGCGGAAGCATATGGACGCGTTCCTGGATGACATCTTCGCCGGATGCGGGGAAAAGGTGCGCGGGGAGATTATCCGGCTGGCCGGTACGGGAAAAATGGATATACGTACCGCAACGGAAGAATACCTGGCATGTATGGCCGAAAGCGGGGCGGATGCCCGTGTATGGGACAAGATCCGCCTTGCCTTCAGGAACCTTCTGCGGAAGTTAGGTTTCAGCATCGAGGTTGATGACAGGGAGCTGAAGGGTCTGCTCGCGGCCAGCCGGGAAAACCTGAAGAGAACGGCGGCCACCCGCATACCGGAAAAGATACAGACCCCGAAAGGAGAACTTGAGCTTACCCCCGGATATGCCGCCGGATCTCTCAGAAGTAAAGACGGAGTCCGGGATGTCACACCGTTCCTGAAGGAGATGAAGAGGGCCGGGCTGAAGCCGGCCTCCCTCAGTCCGGAGGAATGGAAATCTCTTTTCAGCGGTAAAGGAATAGCGCTTCCCGACGGCAGGATGCTTATGGCCGTAAAGGAACCGGCCGGATATGGACTGAAGATAACCGCTCCGGCTCTCCGGAGTATCAAAACGGCAGAAATGGAAATATAA